The nucleotide sequence TTGCCCGCGCGCTCATCGCCAAAGCCGACATCGTGGTCGAGAATTTCTCGTCGTCGGTGATGGAGAAGTATGGCCTCGACTATCCCACGGTGTCGCAGACCAATCCGGGACTGATCTACTGCTCGATCTCGGCCTACGGCCGCACGGGTCCGTTTGCGTGGCGTTCGGGATTCGATCCGATTGCTCAGGCCGAAAGCGGCTTCATGTCGCTCAACGGATTTGCCGATGGGCCGCCGATTCGAACCGGAGCGCCGGTCGTCGACTTCGCGACTGGCATGTCGGCCTGTAATGCCATCCTGCTCGCACTCGCAGCAAGGCAGCGACTCGGCAGGGGACAGCACGTCGAAGTCGCATTGTTCGACATTGCCTTGGCGATGACGGGCTTCTCCGGAATGGCCTATCTCATGAACGGTGTGAACCCGTCGCGGACAGGCAATTCGCCGAACGATTCGCCGACGGTCGGCGTGTTCGACGCGTCGGATGGTCCGCTCTACATCGCATGCGGGAACGACCGGCTCTGCCACCGCCTCATGACGCAGGTTCTTGGCCGCGCGGATCTTCTCACCGATCCTCGCTTTGCCACCCGGAAGGCGAGATGGACGAACCGCACCCAACTCCGCGGCATCCTCGCCGACATCATCGCCGCCGACCGGATGGAGGTCTGGATCTCGCGGATGAATCAGGCCGGGGTTCCCGTCGGCCGGGTGCGGACGGTAGAACAAGCCTTCAATGCGCCCGAGGTTCGCGCGCGGGATCGCGTGTGTCGCATCCCGCATCCGACGGCGGTCTCGATCCCGAATGTCGAGCCTGCGATCACCATGCAGATGACGCCGGCGGTCGAGCCCCGGGCCGCGCCGCGTCTTGGCGAGCATACGACGGCTATTTTGCGCGCCCGGCTGGGGCACAGCGAACAGGAGATCGAAGCCTTCCGCCAGCAGGGCGCGTTTGGGCCGATCCAGACGGTCGCCTGAGCCTAGCGCAATTTCGCTGGTCGCAGGCGAGACTGGTGATGAAGATGGCCGCGCCGTGGTTGATCCTCAGCTGGCCTTTGCCATATCCTCGTCTTCCGGCGAGTTGAGGTACATGCCGGACATGGTATCGACCCAGCACAAATGGTCGTGCACCTTCTTCACACCCGTGACGTTTTCGGTGGCGACGATGGCCGCCTGCCGCGAGCGTTCTTCGGTGATGACGCCGCTCAAATGAACGATGCCGTCCTTGGCGATGACGGACAGTCCGAAGGGGCACCAGTCGTTCTTCTCAAGGGCGTCGATGACACGATTGCGAATGTGATCGTCATCAGCCGTGGGGTCCGGAACCTGCCGGCCGAGGGTGGCGACTGCCTGCAGCAGATTCGCCCGGGACACGATGCCGACGACCTGGTCACCCTTGACCACCGGCAGCCGCTTCACGTGGTTCTTCTCCATCAGCTCCACGATCTCCGCGAGGGCGGCGTCTTCCGTGATCGTCAGGGGAGACCTGGTCATGACCTCAGACACCTTGCGTCCATGCTCGTGGACGAAGTCGGCGGCTGATTTTCCCGGCCCGAGAATAAAACGGAGCCAGCGGCCACGCTTGCGTCCCGTGCCGATCTCCGTACGGCGGATGAAATCACCTTCCGAGACGACGCCGACCAGCTTGCCGCTGGCATCGACCACCGGCAGGCCGCTGACGTGGCGTTGGAGCATGATGTTGGCCGCGTCCACAATCGACGTATCCGGCGAGACGGTGATGACGGGACGGGTCATGATCTGATGGGCGCGCATGGCGAACTCCGATGTCAAAAGCTGCAGAACCGTAATCCCGCGGTCAAGCCGTGAATTGACCCAGGTCAAAGAGGAGGTTGCTCGGTTATTGATGCAGCTCAAGGTTTTGGGCGTGACGTGGGTTAAAGGTGAATTGATTAGCAAGAGGAGAGGTGCCCATGTCTGAGCTCTCCGGGGCAAATGTCGTGGCCGAGGAAACGGCCAAACTGTCCGAACGTGTTGCTCTGTCCAATAAGCATGCGCTTGAGTTGCTCGTCGGCTCGCAGCAGATCATTCTGGAAGAGATTCTCTTCGCCAGCAATGAGGCGCTGGACCGCACGCGCACGGAAACGCATCTGTTGGCCGAGTTCGTATCGAAGCTGGCCGGGGTGCATTCCGTCAAGGGAATCCAAACGATGGTCCAGGAATGCGGGCAGCATCAGCTCGACTTCGTCAGGCGTGATTGCGACCGGCTCTTCAAGCATGGGCAGCGGCTCATTGATGCCAGTGTGAATCTCGTGGGGCAACGGTGGCGAAACTGAAGAGTGGGGGGGCATCGCGTCCGGATCGTCGCGAAGCAAAGAGCCTCCAGGTCCGAGGCGGGGCGCAGGACGTTGGCGGTGCCGCTCCGGTGTTGGCGGAATCGAGCCAGCTGGCCCGCCTCGACGCGCAGCCGCTCCCTCAGGATGCCGAGACGATTGCCAGGGAGTTCAGCCGCGAGGATCATGAGCTGGACAAAGCCTTCAGCGCGGTCCTGGCGCGCGTAACCGGCGGAATCTCGCCGGCTGCGCTATCGATGGCCTATCTGGATTGGGCTTGCCATCTCGCGGCGGCGCCTCAACGCCAGATTGAAATCGCCCGGAATGCCTGGCATGGTGCTCGGCAGCTCGCCGAGCGGTCGTTGCATCTTGCGGACCCGGACCGGGCTCCCTGGGATCTGATAAGGCCGCAGGCCAACGATCATCGCTTTTCCAAGCCGCAATGGGCGATGCAGCCGTTCAACCTGATGGCTCAAGCTTTCCTGCTCGGCGAAGATTGGTGGCACAAGGCAACGACGGGCGTCCGCGGAGTCAACCCGGCCAATGAAGCCGTCGTGGATTTCTCGCTTCGTCAGCTGCTCGATATGTTCGCGCCATCGAACTTCGCAGCGACCAATCCCGAAGTGCTGGAAAAAGCAGTTCGAAGCGGTGGCGAGAACTTCGTTTTCGGCTGGCAGAATTGGCTCGCCGATCTCATGCAGGTTCTGCAGCCCGGAAAGACATCAGGTCGCTCCGAGTTCGTGGTCGGCCGGACGGTCGCGACTGCGGCTGGCAAGGTGGTGTACCGAAATCGTCTGATCGAGCTGATCCAATATGCGCCGACAACCGAAAAGGTGCGGCCGGAACCGGTGCTGATCGTGCCCGCATGGATCATGAAGTTCTACATCCTCGATCTATCGCCGCACAATTCCCTGGTCAGGTATCTGACCGACCAGGGCTTCACGGTGTTTATGATCTCCTGGCGAAATCCGGGAGCGAAGGACCGGGATCTTGCCTTCGACGACTACCGCTCGCTGGGCGTGATGGCCGCGTTGGGCGAGATCGGGAAGATCGTCCCGGACACGCCGGTCCATGCCGTCGGTTATTGCCTCGGAGGAACGCTGCTATCGATCACCGCGGCGGCCATGGCGCGGGATGGAGACGCGCGTCTCAAAACGATCACCCTGTTTGCGGCTCAGACCGATTTTACGGAAGCCGGAGAGCTGACGCTTTTCATCAATGAGAGCCAGGTCGCATTTCTCGAAGACATGATGTGGGAGCGCGGCTATCTCGATACGACGCAGATGGCAGGCGCCTTTCAATTGTTGCGATCCAACGATTTGATCTGGTCGCGGGTCTCGCGTGACTATCTTCTCGGCGAGCGGGCCAATCCGAGCGACCTGATGGCGTGGAATGCGGACGCCACGCGCCTGCCGTATCGGATGCACTCCGAATATCTGCGCAAGCTGTTTTTGAACAACGATCTTGCCGAAGGACGGTACAGGGTCGAGGGAAAGCCGGTGTCCCTCTCGGACATTCATACGCCGATGTTCGTTGTCGGCACGCTGCGCGACCACGTCGCCCCGTGGAAGTCCACTTACAAGATCCATTACGAGGTCGACGCCGACGTCACCTTTGTCTTGGCGAGCGGCGGACACAATGCCGGCATCGTGGCGCCGCCAGATGAGCCCGGACATTCGCATCAGGTGCGCACCAAGGCGGCTGACGCGCCGTATCTTGGTCCAGACGAGTGGCAGAGCACGTCGCCGCGGATCGAGGGCTCGTGGTGGCCGACCTGGACCGCTTGGCTGGCGCAGCAGTCTGGAGTGCCGGGCGCAGCGCCGCAACTGGTGACGGACCACTCGAACGAACTTGGGAGCGCGCCGGGCGACTACGTCCACACGTAGGCTCGGCATTCGTCTTGGGCCGTTGCCCGACCGTGCGGCGCCGTCCTCAGCGGTTGATCCGAAGTTGCGATATGCTTCGGTCCAGCGTCGTTTCCGGCGTTCCCGACGCATCCACCTGAAACCAATCCAGAGCGCCGATGTCATAGCGTTCCTGCTCTTGAGCGACCGCCTCCGTGGCGTCGGACGCATCGTTGACCCGGTGCTGAATCCTCTCCTGGCGGACGCGCAGGTCTGCAACGAGGAAGAGGCCAGCAAAGGGCACTTGCAGTCGATTTGCCAATTGCTGGACTGCCTGACGTTCGGCCTCGCGTGCAAACACGGCGTCGACAATGACGGTGAAGCCCTGGGCCAGCACCTGCGCGGCCTGGTTCATCAGTTCGTGATACACTCTGGCGCCCGATTCAGGCGTGTAGGCGGTCGCCGGCAGTTGCTCGCTCTGGGACACGCCACACAGCTGCTTTCGCAGCACGTCGCTGCGCAGCACGATCGCTCCCGGTATCGGCGCCAACTCAGGGGCGAGCGCGCGCGCCAAAGCAGACTTGCCAGTTCCTGACAGGCCGCCGACGGCGATCATCATTGGAGCGGCCGGCTGAATGAGCCGGCGCGCCAGCTGAAAGTAGCTTTTGGCGATCTCGAATGTCGTTGAGAGAGGGGAATCGCTATGTTCGGCCGCCCCGCGATTGAGTTTCGCAAGGAAGACCTGTGCTCGAATGGCTGCTCTCATGGCCAGGAACAGGGGCAGAGCAGCAAGGCCGTCCGTCTGTTCGGGCTCCGCAACAAGGCGATACGTGTTCAGGAGATGATTGGCCGCGACGGGCAGGTTGAAGTGCAGCAAGTCCATCAGCGGAAATGCAAGGTCGTAGAGGATGTCGATCGTGGCGATGCGGTCGTCGAATTCGATGGCGTCGAACAGCACCGGCTTGGCGTCGATCATGACGATGTTGGCCAGATGGAGGTCGCCGTGGCAGCGCCGGACATCGCCTTTGGCAGCGCGCTGCTCGAGCAATGGCTTGACGCGCAAGAAGGCCGAGCGACAGAGCGCATGAAGCTCTGCGATCTCTCCTTCCGGAAACCGCCGGCTAGCCTCAAAGCTGGCAATGGATGCGTCGATCCAGCGCGGGACGGAATCGATCCACGCGCTGTCCGTGACTTTTGCGGCAACCTGATGTGACGCTGCGATGGTCTCCGCCAGATGGTCGGCCAGATCAGAGTTCACCTCCGCATGTTCCGCGAGATGATCCAACGTCTGGCTCTCATCGAAGCGACGCATCTCGACCGCATATTCGATCGGATCACCTGGCCCGTCGATGGAGAATTTCCCGTTCGGTGCCTTCGTGATGGCAACGACACGGAGATAGATGTCGGGAGCAAACGGGTGATTGATCTCCAACTCTTTCGTGCATGCGGCTTTGCGTAGTGCGAGCGTCGAATAGTCCAGGAATGGAAGCCGGATTGCACGCTTGATCTTCAGCGCGCGGTCGCCAAACAGGAAGACGGATGCCGCGTGTGTATCGATGCGGCGAACGTCTGGATGCCTGTTGCCGTCGCCCAAGAACGCGAAGACGAGATCCTGATCGGACGGTGACGTCATGAGCGCGGCTTCCCGTGTTGGCATTCAGGCGTCTGGCACAAGAACGGCTGCACCAAGAATTTCGCCGCGCCTCAATCGGGCAAGAATGGCATTTGCGTCCGACAGAGGATAAGCGGTCGTATGTGTTTCGATGTGGGAGTCCCGAGCCACGCGCAGAAAGTCGAGGCCGTCTTGTCGCGTCAGGTTGGCGACGGACATGACCTGACGCTCTCCCCAGAGGAGCGAGTAGGGGAAGGTTGGAATGTCGCTCATGTGAATGCCCGCACAAACGACCCGGCCGCCTTTTCGAACCGCCCGCAGAGCGGCTGGAACGAGCTCGCCGGCGGGCGCGTAGATGATGGCCGCATCCAGAGCAACATCGGGACGCCGGTCCGATGCTCCAGCCCAGGTTGCGCCGAGATGGCGAGCGAGATCCTGCGCCGTTCGATCATCTTCGCGGGTGAATGCGTAGATCTCGCGGCCTTGCCAGCGGGCGACCTGGGCGACGATGTGTCCTGCTGCTCCGAAACCGTAAATCCCGAGCCTTTCTGCGTCCCCGGCCATGACGAGCGAACGCCAGCCGATCAGGCCGGCGCACAACAGCGGCGCGACCGCGACGTCATCACCGAGACCGTCGAGAGGAAATGCGTAATTTGAGTCGACGAGCGCGTGGCTCGCATAGCCGCCGTCACGCGTGTAGCCGGTGAAGCGAGGCTCATCACACAGATTTTCCATTCCTTGCGAGCAGAACGCACAGTGGCCGCAGGTGTGCCCTAGCCAGGGAACGCCCACTCGCGCGCCGAGCTGATGCGTCGTGACGCCCGCACCGATCCGGTCGACATGGCCGACGATCTCGTGACCAGGAATGATCGGATAGCGAATGTCCGGCAGTTCTCCGTCAACGAGATGCAGGTCGGTGCGACAAACACCACATGCGCTGACCCGGATACGAATCTCGCCGGGTCCAGGCTCGGGATCTGGGAGCGTCTCGGACTGGAGAACTCCTCCCGGTCGTTGCAACACCATCGCGTGCATCGAGGACTCCTGGGCAGCGTCGCGCCGGTGACATAAGTCATGCCAGGACGCAGGGGTTTGATGTCCGTCAAGGTCGCATGCGCGCTGGAGAGCCTATCAAATGTCGGCTGGTGGAGCGAGGGCGGGCGTCCGAGAACGGAGCAGCGTCACATCTCTCCCGTACTGGGATGATAAGCCGCGCTGGACCTGTCGCGGATTGAAACTAAGATGCTTGTGCGGGACGCGGCCGCCGTTCGCAGGCTCTTGCTGGATATCGAAATGTCGACCTATCGATTGCGGAACCTGTTGTTGCCTCGCTCCATCGCTCTGGTCGGGGGAAGTCCGCGGCCCAGCTCGGTCGGAAGGGCCATTCTCGACAACGTCGTCAAGGCGCAGTTCGAGGGCAAGCTCGGCCTCGTCAACTCGCGATATTCGGACATATCCGGCATCGCCTCTGTGGCGAGTCTCGTCGAATTGCCCTTCGTGCCCGAATTGGTCGTGATCACGACGCCGCCGCCTTCCATTCCCGATCTGATCGATCGCGCGGGTGCCTTGGGGACTGCCGGTGCCCTGATCATTACCTCGGGGCTTGGACACGGAGCAGGATCGCTGGCGGATCAGGCGGAGAAAGCCGCACAGAAGTACGGCATGCGTTTGATCGGTCCCAATTGCCTGGGCATCATGATGCCGACCATCAAGCTCAATGCGAGCTTTTCGGCACATATGCCGGTCGCGGGGAGCTTGGCGCTGATCTCGCAGTCCGGTGCCATCGCTGCCGGCATGGTGGATTGGGCCGCACAGCGCGGCGTGGGGTTCTCCGGCATCGTCTCGATCGGTGATCAGCAGGATGTCGATCTTGCCGACCTGCTGGACCATTTCGCGCTGGACGGTGGAACCCGCGCGATCTTGCTCTACATCGAAGCCATCAAGGACGCCCGAAAGTTCATGTCGGCGGCGCGAGCTGCAGCCAGAGTCAAGCCGGTCGTCGTGGTCAAGTCGGGCCGCGGCGCGTTCGGCGCGAAGGCCGCCGCAACCCATACCGGCGCATTGGCCGGGGCAGATGCCGTCTACGAAGCGGCGTTTCGCCGCGCGGGCGTTCTGCGGGTCTCGGATCTCCGAGAGCTGTTCGACTGTGCCGAGACGCTGGGCCGGGTCGAATCTCCGACAGGCAAGCGGCTCGCGATTTTAACAAATGGCGGCGGGATTGGTGTGCTCGCCGTCGACCGCCTGGTCGAGCTCGGAGGAGTTCCGGCGGCCTTGTCGCCTCCCGTCCATGACAAGCTCGACGCCGTGCTGCCCCCGACCTGGTCCGGGTCGAACCCGGTCGATATCGTCGGCGATGCAGATGCTGCCCGCTACACGGCTTCACTCGAGGCCCTCTTGGCCGACCAGGCCAATGACGCAATTCTCGTCATGAACGTTCAGACTGCGATTGCATCGGCCAGCGACATCGCGACCGCAGTCACCCAGTTCGTCAGCGCCTATCGCAAACAGCACCGGCGTTGGGCGAAGCCGGTGCTGGCGGCATGGGTTGGCGCAGAGCAGCCGGTCATCGAGACCTTGAGCGGCGCGGGGATCCCGAATTATCCGACCGAGGATGATGCCGTCCGGGGCTTCATGCATCTCGTTCGCCACCGTGAGGTGGTCGAGTCGCTCGCGGCCGTCCCGCCGGCAATGCCGAGCTCATTTGCGCCGGACGTCGAGGCGGCCCGCAAGATCGTCAACACGGCGCTCGCCGACGGGCGAACCTGGCTCGATCCCGTCGAAATCAGCCGGCTGCTGGAGGCTTACGATATCGCAATGGTGCCGACCTTCGCGGCGTCCACTGTGGACGAGGCGGTCGCCTATGCAAGTCAGCTCTTTGCCCAGGGTGCCACGGTCGTATTGAAGATCCTGTCGCGCGATATCGTTCACAAGTCGGACGTCGGCGGTGTCGTCCTCAATCTCACCACGGTCGAAGCCGTGCGCAACGCGGCGAACGAAATCATGGCCCGCGCCAAGGCTGTTCGGCCCGACGCCAGGATTTCCGGGGTGATCGTGCAGGCCATGGTGGTTCGTGCCAAGGCGCGGGAGCTCATCATGGGACTCGCCGATGATCCAACGTTCGGCACCGTGATCGTGTTTGGTCGTGGCGGCACAGCTGTCGAGATCATCAATGACAAGGCGCTTGCTCTGCCGCCGCTCGATCTCCAGCTGGCGCGCAACCTCATCGAGCGAACGCGGGTCTCACGATTGCTGCGGGCCTATCGCGACGTACCTGCGGTCAAACCGGATGCGGTCGCGCTGGTCCTGGTGAAGCTTGCACAGCTTGCAGCGGACGTTCCTGAAATCCGTGAGCTGGACATCAACCCGGTGCTCGCAGACGAGAGCGGCGTCTTGGCTGTGGACGCGCGGATCGCGGTGGGTGAGGTCCCGCCCAAGTTCAAGGGCTCCGGGCCTGCGAATTTCGCCGTTCGGCCCTATCCAAGCCAGTGGGAGCGTCATCTTCAAGTCAAGGATGGCTGGCGCATATTTGCGCGACCGATCCGGCCTGAGGACGAACCGATCATTCATGAGCTCCTCAAGCACGTGACGGCTGAGGATCTGCGCCTGCGCTTCTTTGCACCGATGAAGGAGTTCACGCACGAGTTCATCGCGCGCCTGACGCAGCTCGACTATGCGCGCGCGATGGCCTTCGTCGCCCTCGACGAAGCGACCAATGAACTGGTCGGCGTCGTGAGGATTCACTCCGATTCGGTCTATGAAAGCGGAGAGTACGCCATCCTGTTGCGGTCGGACCTGAAGGGCAGGGGCCTCGGTTGGGCGTTGATGCAGCTGATCATCGAATATGCAAAGGCGGAAGGTCTGAAGATGATCTCTGGCGATGTACTTCAGGAGAACGTCGTGATGTTGGAGATGTGCCGGAATCTTGGATTTGAGGTCAAAACCGATCCGACCGAGCGTGACCTCTGTAACGTGAAGTTGAGGCTTTAGATTGTCGGCGCAAGCTGCGGCGGAAAGCGCGTTCAGGCCGTTGGAGCGCCATCAGGCGGCGGATTCGCTGTCTCGTTCTCAGATCCGGCATGCGCGCGCAGCGCCCTGATGACCATCGTCGCGAGGGGAACGACAAGAAGCGGAATCAGCTTGTTGAGCGGATGATTGACGATGTTCGAGATGTCAGCTTGCAGGGACCGCGCTTCGAGCTGAAGCGCATCCATCGATGAGGAATGAATCTCGTTGGCCAGCTCGATCTCGCGACCTGACGGCGCACGGGACGCGAGGATCAGCAGGACCGCCGCGATGACGAAATTGCAGCCGCCGAGCGCTGCGGCAGCCAGCACTGCGGAGGTGACCTGGACCAGCGCAAGATAGGCCGCCAGTTCGAGCATCAGCAGACCGAAGACGGCAATTAGCGCGGCGAAGGCGCGCAAGCCAAGGCCGACGAGCAGATGTCGAAGCCTGATGTCGGCGATGACACGGTCGGTACGCCAGAGAAGGCGTAAATGTTTAGCGACATTCTCCGTATCCACTTAAGTTCTCCGCAAGAGGAGGCCGATGGCCATGCCGATCGTAAAGGCTGTAGCCGTCGCCATGATCGGACGAGCCCGGATCAGCTGTTCCAACTGAAGATCGCCATCGCTCAGACCTGACCGCAGTGCGCTGATCGCTGCCTCGATCGGCTCTGTCGTCGCCTGCGCATTGGCGCCGGTTTGATGTGTGGCAGCGTGCCGCAACAGGTGCCCGAGCTCGTGCGTCAGAGCATCCAGTTCGTTCCTGAGTGTTGCAGCGTCGATCGCCATGTTTTGTCCTGTGTCAATCCATTGTAGAAGCAGCAACAGCGGGAAGCTTGATTTCGCTCAATCGTGTGCCATGTGCCGTTTGATGCATGTCAAGCGGGGCGGGCCGGTGGGATCTAGGAACGTGCTGTGTCCAGCGACACGCAGAGCGAGGGAGACATTCGATTGCGTTCTCATCCGGGATTGATCGCCGAGGCGACGGAAGAGGTGCTCGAACTCCGTCCGAGTGGCCCCTGGGTCTCTCTCAACGTCGCTGAGCTCGAGAGCTTGACCGGCTCGGCCAGCGCCAAGCTGGGCGCCGCAAAAGCTGTGAAGCTCGACCTCGGCGAGGTCACCGAGATCGACACCGTCGGAGCCTGGCTGCTCGAGAAGCTTGGTCGCCAAGCTTCCGCTAACGGTCGCCATGTCGAAATGACTGGCGTTGCCGAGAACTACCTCGGACTGGTCGAGGAGGTTCGACAGGTCAATCGGCGCGAGATCGCGCCGGTGCCGCATCAGAACCCGATCGTCGCCAAGCTCACGGATCTCGGCCGTTCGACGCTGTCTGCCGCCCAGGACATCACCGTGTTTCTGGACATGCTTGCGGCGCTGTCGTTCGCCTTGGTGCGAACGCTGCGACGGCCGCAATCGCTGCGCATCACGTCGCTCATCTATCAGATGTACCGGATCGGCTGGCAGGCCATCCCGATCGTGGTGTTGATCACGTTCCTGATCGGCGCCATCATCGCCCAGCAGGGCATCTTCCACTTTCGGCGTTTTGGCGCTGAGTCTTATGTCGTCGACATGGTCGGGATTCTCGTTCTGCGTGAGCTGGGTGTCCTGATCGTTGCGATCATGGTGGCGGGACGATCGGGCAGCGCCTACACCGCGGAGCTCGGATCGATGAAGATGCGGGAGGAAATCGATGCCCTGGTGACGATGGGGCTCGATCCCGTCGAGGTCCTGATTTTGCCGCGGATCGTCGCGCTGGTCTTGACGTTGCCCATGCTGGCCTTCATCGGGTCAATGGCCGCGCTCTATGGCGGGGGATTGGTCGCCCAGCTCTACGGTGGCATGGGACCGGCCATCTTCATCGCGCGACTGCATGAGGCGATCTCCGTCACGCATTTCGAAGTGGGCATGTTGAAGGCGCCGTTCATGGCGCTTGTGATCGGCATTGTCGCGTGCAGCGAAGGCCTTCGCGTGAAAGGGAGCGCGGAATCGCTGGGGCAACAGACGACGACGTCGGTCGTGAAGTCGATCTTTCTGGTGATCGTGCTTGACGGCCTGTTCGCCGTGTTCTTCGCATCCATTGGAATGTAGCAATGGATGATAGTGGAAAATCGAGCGCCATTCGGGTGACCGACCTCGTCGTGGGCTTCGGCCGGCAGGTCGTGTTGAACGAGCTCTCTCTGGACGTTCGCCGTGGCGAGATTCTCGGATTGGTCGGCGCATCCGGTGGCGGCAAATCGGTCCTGATGCGAACGATCATCGGGCTCA is from Bradyrhizobium sp. ORS 285 and encodes:
- a CDS encoding CaiB/BaiF CoA-transferase family protein, whose protein sequence is MPAEVILSDRKPRPSDAPAALAGLLVIDFTRVVAGPACTQTLADFGAEVIKIEQPIKGDDTRAYEHAELGGESAAFLSLNRNKQGMVLDLVIAQARDIARALIAKADIVVENFSSSVMEKYGLDYPTVSQTNPGLIYCSISAYGRTGPFAWRSGFDPIAQAESGFMSLNGFADGPPIRTGAPVVDFATGMSACNAILLALAARQRLGRGQHVEVALFDIALAMTGFSGMAYLMNGVNPSRTGNSPNDSPTVGVFDASDGPLYIACGNDRLCHRLMTQVLGRADLLTDPRFATRKARWTNRTQLRGILADIIAADRMEVWISRMNQAGVPVGRVRTVEQAFNAPEVRARDRVCRIPHPTAVSIPNVEPAITMQMTPAVEPRAAPRLGEHTTAILRARLGHSEQEIEAFRQQGAFGPIQTVA
- a CDS encoding ABC transporter permease is translated as MRSHPGLIAEATEEVLELRPSGPWVSLNVAELESLTGSASAKLGAAKAVKLDLGEVTEIDTVGAWLLEKLGRQASANGRHVEMTGVAENYLGLVEEVRQVNRREIAPVPHQNPIVAKLTDLGRSTLSAAQDITVFLDMLAALSFALVRTLRRPQSLRITSLIYQMYRIGWQAIPIVVLITFLIGAIIAQQGIFHFRRFGAESYVVDMVGILVLRELGVLIVAIMVAGRSGSAYTAELGSMKMREEIDALVTMGLDPVEVLILPRIVALVLTLPMLAFIGSMAALYGGGLVAQLYGGMGPAIFIARLHEAISVTHFEVGMLKAPFMALVIGIVACSEGLRVKGSAESLGQQTTTSVVKSIFLVIVLDGLFAVFFASIGM
- a CDS encoding zinc-dependent alcohol dehydrogenase family protein, producing MHAMVLQRPGGVLQSETLPDPEPGPGEIRIRVSACGVCRTDLHLVDGELPDIRYPIIPGHEIVGHVDRIGAGVTTHQLGARVGVPWLGHTCGHCAFCSQGMENLCDEPRFTGYTRDGGYASHALVDSNYAFPLDGLGDDVAVAPLLCAGLIGWRSLVMAGDAERLGIYGFGAAGHIVAQVARWQGREIYAFTREDDRTAQDLARHLGATWAGASDRRPDVALDAAIIYAPAGELVPAALRAVRKGGRVVCAGIHMSDIPTFPYSLLWGERQVMSVANLTRQDGLDFLRVARDSHIETHTTAYPLSDANAILARLRRGEILGAAVLVPDA
- a CDS encoding alpha/beta hydrolase, whose translation is MAREFSREDHELDKAFSAVLARVTGGISPAALSMAYLDWACHLAAAPQRQIEIARNAWHGARQLAERSLHLADPDRAPWDLIRPQANDHRFSKPQWAMQPFNLMAQAFLLGEDWWHKATTGVRGVNPANEAVVDFSLRQLLDMFAPSNFAATNPEVLEKAVRSGGENFVFGWQNWLADLMQVLQPGKTSGRSEFVVGRTVATAAGKVVYRNRLIELIQYAPTTEKVRPEPVLIVPAWIMKFYILDLSPHNSLVRYLTDQGFTVFMISWRNPGAKDRDLAFDDYRSLGVMAALGEIGKIVPDTPVHAVGYCLGGTLLSITAAAMARDGDARLKTITLFAAQTDFTEAGELTLFINESQVAFLEDMMWERGYLDTTQMAGAFQLLRSNDLIWSRVSRDYLLGERANPSDLMAWNADATRLPYRMHSEYLRKLFLNNDLAEGRYRVEGKPVSLSDIHTPMFVVGTLRDHVAPWKSTYKIHYEVDADVTFVLASGGHNAGIVAPPDEPGHSHQVRTKAADAPYLGPDEWQSTSPRIEGSWWPTWTAWLAQQSGVPGAAPQLVTDHSNELGSAPGDYVHT
- a CDS encoding bifunctional acetate--CoA ligase family protein/GNAT family N-acetyltransferase; amino-acid sequence: MSTYRLRNLLLPRSIALVGGSPRPSSVGRAILDNVVKAQFEGKLGLVNSRYSDISGIASVASLVELPFVPELVVITTPPPSIPDLIDRAGALGTAGALIITSGLGHGAGSLADQAEKAAQKYGMRLIGPNCLGIMMPTIKLNASFSAHMPVAGSLALISQSGAIAAGMVDWAAQRGVGFSGIVSIGDQQDVDLADLLDHFALDGGTRAILLYIEAIKDARKFMSAARAAARVKPVVVVKSGRGAFGAKAAATHTGALAGADAVYEAAFRRAGVLRVSDLRELFDCAETLGRVESPTGKRLAILTNGGGIGVLAVDRLVELGGVPAALSPPVHDKLDAVLPPTWSGSNPVDIVGDADAARYTASLEALLADQANDAILVMNVQTAIASASDIATAVTQFVSAYRKQHRRWAKPVLAAWVGAEQPVIETLSGAGIPNYPTEDDAVRGFMHLVRHREVVESLAAVPPAMPSSFAPDVEAARKIVNTALADGRTWLDPVEISRLLEAYDIAMVPTFAASTVDEAVAYASQLFAQGATVVLKILSRDIVHKSDVGGVVLNLTTVEAVRNAANEIMARAKAVRPDARISGVIVQAMVVRAKARELIMGLADDPTFGTVIVFGRGGTAVEIINDKALALPPLDLQLARNLIERTRVSRLLRAYRDVPAVKPDAVALVLVKLAQLAADVPEIRELDINPVLADESGVLAVDARIAVGEVPPKFKGSGPANFAVRPYPSQWERHLQVKDGWRIFARPIRPEDEPIIHELLKHVTAEDLRLRFFAPMKEFTHEFIARLTQLDYARAMAFVALDEATNELVGVVRIHSDSVYESGEYAILLRSDLKGRGLGWALMQLIIEYAKAEGLKMISGDVLQENVVMLEMCRNLGFEVKTDPTERDLCNVKLRL
- a CDS encoding bifunctional aminoglycoside phosphotransferase/ATP-binding protein, which encodes MTSPSDQDLVFAFLGDGNRHPDVRRIDTHAASVFLFGDRALKIKRAIRLPFLDYSTLALRKAACTKELEINHPFAPDIYLRVVAITKAPNGKFSIDGPGDPIEYAVEMRRFDESQTLDHLAEHAEVNSDLADHLAETIAASHQVAAKVTDSAWIDSVPRWIDASIASFEASRRFPEGEIAELHALCRSAFLRVKPLLEQRAAKGDVRRCHGDLHLANIVMIDAKPVLFDAIEFDDRIATIDILYDLAFPLMDLLHFNLPVAANHLLNTYRLVAEPEQTDGLAALPLFLAMRAAIRAQVFLAKLNRGAAEHSDSPLSTTFEIAKSYFQLARRLIQPAAPMMIAVGGLSGTGKSALARALAPELAPIPGAIVLRSDVLRKQLCGVSQSEQLPATAYTPESGARVYHELMNQAAQVLAQGFTVIVDAVFAREAERQAVQQLANRLQVPFAGLFLVADLRVRQERIQHRVNDASDATEAVAQEQERYDIGALDWFQVDASGTPETTLDRSISQLRINR
- a CDS encoding CBS domain-containing protein; translated protein: MRAHQIMTRPVITVSPDTSIVDAANIMLQRHVSGLPVVDASGKLVGVVSEGDFIRRTEIGTGRKRGRWLRFILGPGKSAADFVHEHGRKVSEVMTRSPLTITEDAALAEIVELMEKNHVKRLPVVKGDQVVGIVSRANLLQAVATLGRQVPDPTADDDHIRNRVIDALEKNDWCPFGLSVIAKDGIVHLSGVITEERSRQAAIVATENVTGVKKVHDHLCWVDTMSGMYLNSPEDEDMAKAS